The proteins below are encoded in one region of Natronobacterium texcoconense:
- a CDS encoding HEAT repeat domain-containing protein, whose translation MSLFELERNAEFEELVTHLEESSNTDIRRRAAEILGGLASEVEKTRFPREDVVDPLVEASQDDDDEEVRAAAIDALDQYGQDALEKFIGEVSGQDIDNVAKWKKAKVLAQGLNADRPELRMAAATGLGRIGEDNVVKHLVNQLNDPDPRVRKRVARALGRIGSPECVPALSQRLHEDRYAIRIEVAYALADIGTNNALHELVDVAEADDERLRRIAVDALGRLGSIEAVEVLAEGLQDEAEVVRRTAMFSLVQLLSEAPSNASHKIREKIVGELEQVTDSRVEQPLIDLLEKSTETAQRRNAAWLLGRVASDEYRDEAQEALIDTLADEDEMTSKFAATSLSMLDGDGLEERLLNIVEDRHRDEEARVKALFVLGKIGGEESRNRISGFVDRTESDRLRKRGFSALSKLGGAGAPSGDFA comes from the coding sequence ATGTCGCTATTCGAACTCGAGCGAAACGCGGAATTCGAAGAGCTCGTAACCCACCTCGAGGAGAGTTCAAACACGGACATTCGCCGCCGAGCGGCGGAGATCCTCGGGGGTCTGGCCTCCGAGGTAGAAAAGACCAGGTTTCCGCGGGAAGACGTCGTCGATCCGCTCGTAGAGGCGTCACAGGACGACGACGACGAGGAAGTCCGAGCAGCAGCGATCGACGCGCTCGACCAGTACGGACAGGACGCACTCGAGAAGTTCATCGGTGAGGTGTCCGGCCAGGACATCGACAACGTCGCAAAGTGGAAGAAAGCGAAGGTGCTGGCTCAGGGGTTAAACGCCGACCGGCCCGAACTGCGGATGGCCGCTGCGACCGGACTGGGACGAATCGGCGAAGATAACGTCGTAAAACACCTCGTCAATCAGCTGAACGACCCGGACCCACGGGTTCGAAAGCGAGTCGCACGCGCGTTAGGACGTATTGGGTCGCCCGAGTGCGTCCCGGCGCTGTCACAGCGACTCCACGAGGATCGGTACGCCATCCGAATCGAGGTCGCGTACGCGTTAGCAGATATTGGGACGAACAACGCCTTGCACGAACTCGTGGACGTGGCCGAAGCCGACGACGAACGACTCCGACGGATCGCCGTCGACGCGCTCGGTCGTCTCGGGAGCATCGAGGCAGTCGAGGTCCTCGCGGAGGGACTGCAAGACGAGGCCGAAGTCGTCCGGCGGACGGCGATGTTCTCGCTCGTACAGTTGCTATCGGAAGCGCCGTCGAACGCGAGCCACAAGATCCGAGAGAAGATCGTCGGCGAACTCGAGCAGGTCACCGACAGCCGGGTCGAACAGCCGTTGATCGACCTGCTCGAGAAGAGTACCGAGACCGCACAGCGCCGGAACGCGGCGTGGCTGCTGGGACGGGTCGCGAGCGACGAGTACCGCGACGAAGCCCAGGAAGCGCTGATCGATACGCTCGCCGACGAGGACGAGATGACCTCGAAGTTCGCCGCGACGAGCCTGTCGATGTTAGACGGCGACGGACTCGAGGAGCGGTTGCTGAACATCGTCGAAGACCGACATCGCGACGAAGAGGCTCGCGTGAAGGCGCTTTTCGTCCTCGGCAAGATCGGCGGCGAGGAGTCCCGGAATCGGATCTCCGGGTTCGTCGACCGAACCGAAAGCGATCGACTGCGCAAGCGCGGCTTCTCCGCGCTGTCCAAACTCGGCGGCGCTGGAGCACCGAGTGGTGACTTCGCATGA
- a CDS encoding CARDB domain-containing protein: MVAGSLVFVVGSAGTVDDVPETATPSLETSSIDDSNHAPVLSDPPNVNKPDDEKRIVVRFEDDYVVSGEIVDDDDLPPDPEVTAGGEYLVIDNHEEHDRRVVQTMDDGEVATTDDGRPIHVSSGDDPNLVVFERDSHGSITGTESLEVNREDGTVWTENDHSLDVNGAPVEYEGYDSYDLTLEILEANDPDEGETLTVETEIENHDWGHAHDTEAVIRLLERNGELASSNETIDIDGDESITHTFDLETRATHYIANEFEIDVADGEAVESQDVNIEAAGAAVSITETTSPTIQGDELEVTAQVHRYGDVPEGAVSYPVSFYVDGSEVGTEIVGLSAGETRELTYTYETDDNDVPEVDVRVASDTDSSTDQVDVISREEYEDNIQASITDTNIDELGSSGTLEVDASFGYDGELPAGETTFPANLTVDGTFEDHRYVTLEDGTDTQETFSYDRDATDPPITDVTVETPGEDATVTFDRDTDIAFADVTDPAARHEPLDTTVVVTDNGESPGQDTLTIEIENSFAVESNGTETREIQIEPGESVSEDVTFDLTGNAPPQLELRASTSEASTATTVEVRDNEAQFDITDASLEGAEDPESGVDVVSTVRNMGGVTGTQEVSLEFDGETIHSEEVTLEPDEEATVTSEAPASEEDGVTHSYGASTDDDSAASTATTGATGDTLGLPNVPGGATVAVLVASLLGLLLAGAGVIKYRNDPAAVRARVRQLQNAAIGAIPGIGSGAVIVQNDLPRESLVRIRVRAGNDVVFLEDFQLGESERRTFNTLPDADRFEVGAGVDDITSHEETFGGETDQVGVILRPEGITIREL; this comes from the coding sequence ATGGTCGCCGGCAGTCTGGTGTTCGTCGTCGGGAGCGCCGGGACTGTAGACGACGTGCCCGAAACCGCCACTCCCAGCCTCGAAACCTCGAGTATCGACGACTCGAACCACGCTCCCGTGCTGTCCGACCCGCCCAACGTAAATAAGCCGGACGACGAGAAGCGTATCGTTGTTCGGTTCGAGGACGATTACGTCGTAAGTGGAGAAATCGTCGACGACGACGACCTCCCTCCCGATCCGGAAGTGACTGCGGGCGGTGAGTACCTCGTGATCGACAATCACGAAGAACACGACCGACGGGTCGTCCAGACGATGGACGATGGCGAGGTCGCGACGACCGACGACGGGAGGCCGATTCACGTCTCTTCCGGTGACGATCCCAACCTCGTCGTTTTCGAGCGGGACTCTCACGGATCGATCACCGGCACCGAATCGCTCGAGGTGAATCGCGAGGACGGGACCGTTTGGACAGAGAACGACCACTCTCTCGATGTCAACGGCGCCCCCGTCGAGTACGAGGGCTACGACTCGTACGATCTGACGCTCGAAATCCTCGAGGCGAACGATCCCGACGAGGGAGAGACGCTCACTGTCGAGACGGAGATCGAGAACCACGACTGGGGTCACGCCCACGACACCGAGGCCGTTATTCGACTCCTCGAACGCAACGGGGAACTCGCGTCCTCGAACGAGACGATCGACATCGATGGCGATGAGTCGATCACACACACGTTCGATCTCGAAACGAGAGCGACACACTACATCGCAAACGAGTTCGAGATCGACGTTGCCGACGGGGAAGCCGTCGAATCGCAAGACGTCAACATCGAAGCTGCCGGCGCAGCAGTTTCGATTACCGAGACGACGTCACCGACGATCCAGGGTGACGAACTCGAGGTAACGGCACAGGTTCACCGGTACGGAGACGTCCCGGAAGGGGCAGTGTCGTATCCGGTCAGTTTCTACGTCGACGGTTCGGAAGTCGGAACCGAAATCGTCGGCCTGTCGGCGGGCGAAACGCGAGAACTCACGTACACGTACGAAACCGACGATAACGACGTGCCGGAAGTCGACGTTCGAGTCGCGAGTGACACCGACTCGAGTACTGACCAGGTCGACGTAATCTCCAGGGAGGAGTACGAAGACAACATCCAGGCGTCGATTACGGACACTAACATCGACGAACTCGGCTCCAGTGGGACGCTCGAAGTCGACGCGTCCTTCGGATACGACGGGGAGCTTCCCGCTGGAGAGACGACGTTCCCTGCGAATCTCACTGTCGACGGAACGTTCGAAGACCACCGGTACGTCACCCTGGAAGACGGAACGGACACCCAGGAGACGTTCTCCTACGACCGGGATGCGACCGATCCACCGATAACCGACGTCACGGTCGAAACGCCGGGTGAAGACGCGACGGTCACCTTCGACCGCGACACCGATATCGCGTTCGCGGACGTGACTGATCCTGCGGCTCGCCACGAACCGCTCGACACGACCGTCGTCGTCACCGACAACGGCGAATCGCCCGGCCAGGATACGCTCACGATCGAGATCGAGAACTCCTTTGCAGTCGAATCGAACGGAACCGAAACGCGAGAGATCCAGATCGAGCCCGGCGAATCGGTGAGCGAAGACGTCACGTTCGATCTGACCGGGAACGCGCCCCCGCAACTCGAGTTGCGTGCGTCGACGAGCGAGGCGTCGACGGCGACGACGGTCGAGGTCCGGGACAACGAGGCACAGTTCGATATCACGGACGCGTCGCTCGAGGGAGCGGAGGATCCCGAATCCGGCGTCGACGTCGTTTCCACGGTGCGAAACATGGGTGGCGTCACGGGCACCCAGGAAGTCTCGCTCGAGTTCGACGGGGAGACGATCCACTCCGAGGAGGTCACTCTCGAGCCGGACGAGGAAGCCACCGTCACCTCGGAGGCACCGGCTTCGGAGGAAGACGGCGTGACTCACTCCTATGGTGCGTCGACCGACGACGACTCCGCCGCTAGCACCGCGACGACGGGAGCGACGGGCGACACGTTGGGTCTTCCGAACGTTCCCGGCGGAGCGACCGTCGCCGTGCTCGTCGCGTCGCTTCTCGGCCTGCTGCTGGCCGGTGCGGGCGTGATCAAGTACCGGAACGATCCGGCGGCTGTCCGTGCCCGTGTTCGGCAGTTACAAAACGCTGCCATTGGCGCAATTCCCGGTATCGGCTCCGGAGCCGTCATCGTCCAGAACGACCTCCCACGCGAATCGCTGGTTCGCATCCGAGTCAGGGCCGGAAACGACGTCGTGTTCCTCGAGGACTTCCAGCTCGGGGAAAGCGAGCGACGGACGTTCAACACGCTGCCGGACGCGGACCGGTTCGAGGTCGGTGCCGGCGTCGACGACATCACGTCACACGAAGAAACGTTCGGTGGGGAGACGGACCAGGTCGGCGTGATCCTTCGGCCGGAAGGGATCACGATTCGAGAACTATAA
- a CDS encoding DUF7385 family protein encodes MERIDVDDGFSMHEYRAKLKLLKDNGDTRILEHRDDLGCPSCGQAFDRLFVTEHRTTSFDTPPDRPFCLARTDEKLLLITH; translated from the coding sequence ATGGAACGAATCGACGTCGACGACGGGTTCAGCATGCACGAGTACCGTGCGAAGCTCAAACTCCTGAAGGACAACGGCGACACGCGCATCCTCGAGCACCGCGACGACCTCGGTTGCCCGTCCTGTGGACAGGCGTTCGACCGACTGTTCGTCACCGAACACCGGACGACCTCGTTCGACACTCCTCCGGATCGGCCGTTCTGTCTCGCACGGACCGACGAGAAACTACTGCTGATCACCCACTAG
- a CDS encoding helix-turn-helix transcriptional regulator, whose protein sequence is MREDTTSTESVFDELSRMATTADQSNSRDTLEIGRETESDGGIERELDELIAHVDSVVPVDDITFDEDLVKENLDELLLLLIALHEETHGKELLSDLSHLFDATLSPGTVYPRLHELNEADILAMQAKVQTKEYSIEDEAYVQQAVEQTMVQHLSFGLLLYAFLTRL, encoded by the coding sequence ATGCGTGAGGACACAACCAGTACGGAGTCCGTCTTCGACGAACTGTCACGGATGGCAACGACAGCCGACCAGTCGAACTCGAGAGACACTCTCGAGATTGGTCGGGAGACGGAATCAGACGGTGGAATCGAACGCGAACTCGACGAGCTGATAGCACACGTCGACAGCGTGGTACCGGTCGACGACATCACGTTCGACGAGGACCTCGTCAAGGAGAACCTCGACGAACTACTCCTGTTGCTCATCGCCTTGCACGAGGAGACCCACGGGAAGGAACTGCTCTCGGACCTGTCGCATCTCTTCGACGCGACGCTCAGCCCGGGAACCGTCTATCCTCGTCTCCACGAACTCAACGAAGCGGACATTCTGGCGATGCAGGCGAAAGTCCAGACCAAAGAGTACTCGATCGAAGACGAGGCCTACGTCCAGCAGGCGGTCGAACAGACGATGGTCCAGCACCTCTCGTTCGGGCTGTTGCTCTACGCGTTTCTCACCCGACTGTAG